In the genome of Natronomonas salina, the window ACGACGTCCTTGATGGGGTTGAGCTTGAGTCGGACGGCCCGTTCGCGGGCGTCCTGGGTCGGCATGATGAACGTGCGGCCGACGTAGCGGTTCTTCATCAGTCCCTCGGCGAACTCGACGTCGGCGCCGTCGTCCTGCGCTGCCTCGGCGTAGCCGGAGGCGAACGCCCGGCCGGAGTCCGGGACGGGGAGGACGACGTCGCTGTCGACGCCCGACTCGTCCCAGAGCTTGCGGCCGAGTTCGCGGCGGACGTCGTAGACGAGGTTCTCGTCGATGCGCGAGTCCGGGCGGGCGAAGTAGACGTGCTCGAAGAAGCAGTGGGCGGTGTTCTCGGGTTCGACGAGCTGGTAGGAGTCGAAGCCGGCGCCGTCGTCGTCGAGGACGACGAGCTCGCCGGGTTTCACGTCCCGGACGAGGTCGCCGTCGAGGACGTCGATGGCGGCGGACTCGGAGGCGAGCATGTAGCCGTCCTCGAGTTCCCCGATGCAGAGCGGGCGGTTGCCCTCGGGGTCGCGTACTCCGAGGACGGTGTCGTCGTGGGTGATGGTCAGCGAGTAGGAGCCGTGGATGCGGCCCATCGTGCGCTTGACGGCGCGGATGAGGTCGGCCTCGAGGAGGTTCCGCGCGAGGTCGTGGGCGATGACCTCGGTGTCGCCGTCGCTGGTGAAGGCGTGGCCGCTGGCGGCGAGCTCCTCGCGGACCTCGTCGGCGTTGACGAGGTTGCCGTTGTGGCTCAGGCCGAGCGAGCCGGACTTGAACGACACCGAGAACGGCTGGGCGCAGGAGGAGTCGACGCTGCCGGCGGTCGGGTAGCGGACGTGCCCGATGCCGGTGGCGCCGGTGAGGCCGTCGAGGTCCCCCTCCTCGAAGGCGTCCCCGACCAGCCCCATCTCGACGTGGCTGTGTTGCTGGAAGCCGTCGTGGGTGACGATCCCCGCGGACTCCTGGCCCCGGTGCTGGAGCGCGTACAGCGCGTAGTACAGTGGTCGCGCCGCGTCGCGGTCGTCCAGCGAGACGCCCACGACGCCGCATTTCTCCGTCGGCCCCTCCGGGTGCCGGCCGTCTGGCATGGATGTGGGTCAGTCGTCCAGCGGTAAAAACCCACTCCATCGTGTGTGCTCGGGCCACAAGCACGGACGTGTATATGCACGTTCGTGCGCAATCGGATCCGTCGCCTCCCTATCCCGAGAGGTGACCGGTCAGAATCGCCGTGGAGGGCGTCGAACGGAGAGGACAGCAGCGGCTACCGGCCGTGTCGGGATTCGAGAAACTGCGCGAGAAGAACGGTGATTACTCGTTCTGCTTCGACTGCCAGGCGTAGTCGCGGCGCTTGGCGGTCTTGCCGAAGCCGCAGGACGCACAGACCTTGTTCTGCTTGTGGTAGGACTTCTCGCCGCAGCGTCGGCACTTGACGTGCGTCGTCTTGTTCTTCTTGCCCTGGCTCGGGGTCCCGGCTCCAGTCATGGTTGTATCGAGACGACGTTGTCGCCGCGGATAATCGTTACGTTGTCGCCCTCCTCGAGGACGAGGTTCATGTGCTGGTCGTAGCCCGCGAGGACGCCGTCGTACATCTCGCCGCCCTTGAGCGTGACGCTCACCTCGTCGCCGAGCGTCTCTTCGAGCACGTCGAGGGGTCGGTCTGTCATACCGAAAGTCGCACGCGCCGGCAGTATAAACGCACCGACCGTCGTCAGATATCGACGCCGAAGGGCGCCGCCTCCGCGCTCCTCGCGGCGACGCCGGCCAGCAGCGCCGCCGCCGACTCGAGGTCGGCGAGGTCGACCACTTCCACGGGGGTGTGCATGTACCGGTTCGGGATAGCGACGTTCAGCGAGGGGATGCCACCCCGAGTCGTGTAGAAGGCGTCGGCGTCGGTGCCGGTGAAGCTCCCGGTGGCCTGCAGTTGCACGTCGGCGTCGTCGTCCGCCGCGGCGTCCCTGGCGAGGGCCACGAGCTCGGGGTGGTTCGCGCTCCCCCGCGAGACGACCGCTCCCTCGCCGAGTTCGATCCCGCTGCCCTTGTCGCCCGGCCCCTCCGGGTGGTCGGTCGCGTGCGTGACGTCGACGGCCACCGCGACGTCGGGTTCGAGGTCGAACCCGACCATCTTCGCCCCCTTCAGCCCGACCTCCTCCTGGACCGTCGAGACGGCGTAGACGGTCGCGGCGGGGTCGCTCTCGGCCGCCCGACGGAACGCCTCGGCGGCCGTCCAGATCCCGACGCGGTTGTCCATCCCGCGGGCGGCCACGCGGTCGCCCCGGAGGTCGCGAACCTCGGTGTCGAAGGTGATCGGATCGCCGACGTCGACGAGCTCCCGGGCCTCGTCGCCGTCCTCGGCGCCGACGTCGACGTACTGCTCGTTGATGTCGGCGTACTCGTCCGTCGTCGCGTCCCGCAGGTGGATGGCCACCTGGCCGATGACGCCGTCGACGACGCCGTCGTCCGTGTGGACGTGGACGTTCTGCCCGCGCGTGACCGTCCGGTCCGACCCGCCGATGCTCGAGAGCTTCAGGAAGCCGTCGTCGGTGATATCCCGGACCATCAGGCCGATCTCGTCGCAGTGGCCGGTCACCGCGACGGAGGGGGCGTCGGGGTCGCCCTCGTGGACCGCGACGGCGTTGCCGTAGGCGTCGACGCGGGTCTCGTCGGCGAACTCGTCGACGTAGTCGAGCCAGACGCGCTGGCCGGCCGTCTCGAAGCCGGAGGGCGTCGCCGTCGACAGCAGGTCGTCGAGGAACCGCCGTTGGTCGTCGTCCATGGGTCGAACCGGGGTCGGGTCGCACAAGAACGTCCCGGCCGCCGTCGAGAACACGAGTCCGCTCGCCGGGGTGCAAGTGCCGTGCCATGCTATAAGTGGCTGACCCGCGAACGTCCAGACATGGTGGACATCACGTTCCTCGAGCTGCACCTCGACGATTCGAGCCTGACCGCGAACGCGCCGTTCAGCAGCGGCCGGAAGGAGGTCGCCGCGAGCGACGAGCCGCCGGAGCCGGAATCGTCCTCGTCGAAGGGGAAGCTCGTCGGCGCACTGGTCGGCCTTGTCTTCCTCGCCGCCGTGGCGTTCGTCGTCCGCAAGAAGGTCGCGGGCGGCGGCGAGGACCCGGAGGGCGAGGAGTTCGAGGTCGCCGACGTGAAGGCCTGATCGACCGGCGCTGTGGAACCGTCTCCGGATGAACGATTTTCGCTGGTGATCGAATCCCCAGCGACGGCTACGACTCGAGCCGACCGATCGGATTACTCAGATACCCAGGATGTCCCGGGCCTCGTCCGGTGAGGCCACCGGACGTTCCAGCGTCTCCGCGAGCGTCGCCGCCCGTTCGACGAGTTGCTCGTTCGTCGCGAGCTCGCCCCGCCGGAAGTAGCGGTTGTCCTCCAGGCCCACGCGGACGTGGCCGCCGAAGACGATCGCCATCGCGGCGAACGGGAGCTGGTGCTGCCCGAACCCGAGCGTGTTGAACAGCGTTCCGTCCGGGAGCAGGTCGATCAGCCGCCGGAAGTTGTCGGGCGTCGGTCGCTCCGTCGTGCCGCCGCCGAAGATAAGTGTCGCGTAGAGGGGCTCCTCCAGCAGGCCGGGACGGCGCTCGAGCAGCTCGTAGACCTCGTTGACGTGGCCGCCGTTGAACAGCTCCATCTCGGGCTTGATGCCCCGGTCCAGCATCTCCTCGGCGAGGGACTCGACCAGCCCACGGGTGTTCTCGGAGGTGAGGTGCTGATAGCGGTTCAGGGGACCCATATCCAGGGAGGCCATGTCCGGCGCGGGATCGGTCCGGAGGGGCTCGTGGCGCAGGTCGTCCGGGGCCCCGGTCCCCCCGGTCGAGTGCTGGACGACGAGGTCGGTCCGGTCGCGGACCGCCTCGGTCAGTTCCTGAAACCGCTCCCGGGAGAAGGCGCGTTCGCCGTTCTCGCGGCGGGCGTGGAGGTGGACGATGGCGGCGCCGGCCGCCTCGCAGGCGGCCGCAGCTTCGGCGACCTCCTCGGGCGTCTCCGGGAGGTGGGGGCTGGCCTCCTTGCCGTGGACGCCGCCGGTGAGCGCCGCCGTGATCATCACCGGCTCGGCGTCGAGGTACGTCTGGTAGCTCATTCCGTCGGCTCTCGCTCCCCCTCGGCTGCGAGGTAGTACTCGCAGTCGGTCGAGTGCTCGAGGTCGTACCGGTCGTTGCAGATGTCCGCCCGCATCGGCTGGACGAACGACTCGACGGCGGTGCAGTAGGCCCGTTCGGTCTCGAAGGCCGTCCCGTCGCTCTCCTCGCGGTACTCCAGGTAGGGGCAGGTCACGTCGGAGAGAGGGCCGGCAGGCACATAACCGTTCGCGGACGGCGGTGTTACCACCCGGAAGGCCTTTGTCGCGTGGTTGGTAAGGGGGACCGTGAGTCTCTTTCGCGCCGTCCGCGCCGTCGCCGACGCCGAGGGCGACGGGGCCGTCGACTGGAGCGCCGTCGGCACCGCCGCCCGCGCCGCGACCGACCCGGGGGACCTGACCCTCTCCGAGGCCGAGCAGCAACGGTACGCCGACGACGTCGCCGACGCCCGCGACGGCATCCGCGAGGCCGGCGGCGTCGACTTCGACCTGCCGGACCGCGTCCAGGTGCAGAACCGACACCACTGGATCGACGCCAACGTCACCACGTTCGAGCGCCTGCTGGCGCCCATCGAGGAGAAGGCCAGCTTCTCCCCGTCGCTGGCCCGCGCCGCCAACACCGGCTCGATGGCGGTGACGCTCGGGTTCCTCGCGAACAACGTCCTCGGGCAGTACGACCCCATCCTCCTCGGCGACGCCGACCACGAGCTCTACTTCGTCCACCCCAACATCGAGAAGGTCGCGGGGACGCTGGACGTCGACCGCGACCGGTTCCGCCGCTGGATCGCCTTCCACGAGGTCGCCCACGCCGCCGAGTTCGGCGCCGCGCCGTGGCTCGGCCCCCACCTCGAGGACTCGATGGAGGAAGCGGTCTCGAAGCTCGCCTCGGGACGCTTCGACCGGAGTGCGCTCGAGGAGCTCAACGTCACCATGACGGCCGTCGAGGGGTACGCCGAGCTGGTCATGGACCGGGCGTTCGACCAGGAGTACGAGGACCTCCGCGAGAAGCTCGACGCCCGCCGCCAGAACGTCGGCCCGGTCTCCCAGCTCATCCGGAAGCTGCTCGGTTTCGGCATGAAACGCGAGCAGTACGAGCGCGGCAAGGCGTTCTTCGACGCGGTCGCCGACGCCCGAGGGGTCGCCGGCGCGGCGGTCGTCTGGGAGGACCCGAAGAACCTCCCGACCGACGAGGAACTGGACGACCCCGCGAAGTGGCTGGCCCGGGTGTGAGTGCGGTCGGCCGGGACTGCCGGCCGACTCCGGAGCCGGTCGGCCGACGAACCTCTAAGTACCGTCGGCCCGTAGATGCACGTTGACCATGGAATCGCTCGCCTTCGTCGCGGCGGTCGCCCTCCTGCTGGTCGTCCTCCACGCGGTCGTCGCCGCCTACGTCTACCGGGTGGCCCACTCGGGGGACGGTCGGCTCCTCGAGCGCGAGGCGAGTGCAGACGAGCGAGCGGTCCAGCAAACGGACGAACCCCCGGAGGTGCCGGACGACTCGGTGTCCTGTCCCACCTGCGGCGCTCCCAACGACCCGAGCTACCAGTTCTGCCGTCGCTGCGTCGCGGACCTGAGCGGAAAACAGCGCGCGTCCGCCGAGGTCGCCGCGGGGCGGCTCGGCAGCTGAGTTACTGCGCCTCGAACC includes:
- a CDS encoding 50S ribosomal protein L37e, with protein sequence MTGAGTPSQGKKNKTTHVKCRRCGEKSYHKQNKVCASCGFGKTAKRRDYAWQSKQNE
- a CDS encoding zinc-dependent metalloprotease; amino-acid sequence: MSLFRAVRAVADAEGDGAVDWSAVGTAARAATDPGDLTLSEAEQQRYADDVADARDGIREAGGVDFDLPDRVQVQNRHHWIDANVTTFERLLAPIEEKASFSPSLARAANTGSMAVTLGFLANNVLGQYDPILLGDADHELYFVHPNIEKVAGTLDVDRDRFRRWIAFHEVAHAAEFGAAPWLGPHLEDSMEEAVSKLASGRFDRSALEELNVTMTAVEGYAELVMDRAFDQEYEDLREKLDARRQNVGPVSQLIRKLLGFGMKREQYERGKAFFDAVADARGVAGAAVVWEDPKNLPTDEELDDPAKWLARV
- a CDS encoding 3-keto-5-aminohexanoate cleavage protein — its product is MSYQTYLDAEPVMITAALTGGVHGKEASPHLPETPEEVAEAAAACEAAGAAIVHLHARRENGERAFSRERFQELTEAVRDRTDLVVQHSTGGTGAPDDLRHEPLRTDPAPDMASLDMGPLNRYQHLTSENTRGLVESLAEEMLDRGIKPEMELFNGGHVNEVYELLERRPGLLEEPLYATLIFGGGTTERPTPDNFRRLIDLLPDGTLFNTLGFGQHQLPFAAMAIVFGGHVRVGLEDNRYFRRGELATNEQLVERAATLAETLERPVASPDEARDILGI
- a CDS encoding M20/M25/M40 family metallo-hydrolase: MDDDQRRFLDDLLSTATPSGFETAGQRVWLDYVDEFADETRVDAYGNAVAVHEGDPDAPSVAVTGHCDEIGLMVRDITDDGFLKLSSIGGSDRTVTRGQNVHVHTDDGVVDGVIGQVAIHLRDATTDEYADINEQYVDVGAEDGDEARELVDVGDPITFDTEVRDLRGDRVAARGMDNRVGIWTAAEAFRRAAESDPAATVYAVSTVQEEVGLKGAKMVGFDLEPDVAVAVDVTHATDHPEGPGDKGSGIELGEGAVVSRGSANHPELVALARDAAADDDADVQLQATGSFTGTDADAFYTTRGGIPSLNVAIPNRYMHTPVEVVDLADLESAAALLAGVAARSAEAAPFGVDI
- the purF gene encoding amidophosphoribosyltransferase; this translates as MPDGRHPEGPTEKCGVVGVSLDDRDAARPLYYALYALQHRGQESAGIVTHDGFQQHSHVEMGLVGDAFEEGDLDGLTGATGIGHVRYPTAGSVDSSCAQPFSVSFKSGSLGLSHNGNLVNADEVREELAASGHAFTSDGDTEVIAHDLARNLLEADLIRAVKRTMGRIHGSYSLTITHDDTVLGVRDPEGNRPLCIGELEDGYMLASESAAIDVLDGDLVRDVKPGELVVLDDDGAGFDSYQLVEPENTAHCFFEHVYFARPDSRIDENLVYDVRRELGRKLWDESGVDSDVVLPVPDSGRAFASGYAEAAQDDGADVEFAEGLMKNRYVGRTFIMPTQDARERAVRLKLNPIKDVVEGKTVTVIDDSIVRGTTSTQLVQLLKDVGAEEVHMRIGAPAIVAPCYMGIDMASREELIAAGRDVEEIRAEIEADSLAYLSIDAVADALGETRADLCLGCVTGEYPYDIEGEATDRDVARPDIEGAQAGLAGDD
- a CDS encoding LSM domain-containing protein — its product is MTDRPLDVLEETLGDEVSVTLKGGEMYDGVLAGYDQHMNLVLEEGDNVTIIRGDNVVSIQP
- a CDS encoding zinc ribbon domain-containing protein, with translation MESLAFVAAVALLLVVLHAVVAAYVYRVAHSGDGRLLEREASADERAVQQTDEPPEVPDDSVSCPTCGAPNDPSYQFCRRCVADLSGKQRASAEVAAGRLGS